A single genomic interval of Pseudorca crassidens isolate mPseCra1 chromosome 19, mPseCra1.hap1, whole genome shotgun sequence harbors:
- the LOC137211782 gene encoding fibroblast growth factor 11-like isoform X3, whose product MSLSPETQLKGIVTKLFCRQRFYLQANPDGSIQGTPEDTSSFTHFNLIPVGLCVVTIQSAKLGHYVAMNAEGLLYSSPHFTAECRFKECVFENYYVLYASALYHQRRSGRAWYLGLDKEGRVMKGNRVKKTKAAAHFVPKLLEVAACRI is encoded by the exons ATGTCTCTCTCTCCAGAGACTCAGCTCAAAGGCATCGTCACCAAACTGTTCTGCCGCCAGCGTTTCTACCTCCAGGCGAATCCTGATGGGAGCATCCAGGGCACCCCAGAGGACACCAGCTCTTTCA cccacttCAACCTGATCCCTGTGGGGCTCTGTGTAGTCACCATCCAGAGTGCCAAGCTGGGTCACTACGTGGCCATGAACGCTGAGGGGCTGCTCTACAGCTCG CCACATTTCACAGCTGAGTGTCGCTTTAAGGAGTGCGTCTTTGAGAATTACTATGTCCTGTACGCCTCTGCTCTCTATCACCAGCGTCGTTCTGGCCGGGCCTGGTACCTGGGCCTGGACAAGGAGGGCCGAGTCATGAAGGGAAATCGAGTCAAGAAGACCAAGGCAGCCGCCCACTTTGTGCCCAAGCTCCTGGAGG ttgcagcatgcaggatctag
- the LOC137211782 gene encoding fibroblast growth factor 11-like isoform X1, whose protein sequence is MSLSPETQLKGIVTKLFCRQRFYLQANPDGSIQGTPEDTSSFTHFNLIPVGLCVVTIQSAKLGHYVAMNAEGLLYSSPHFTAECRFKECVFENYYVLYASALYHQRRSGRAWYLGLDKEGRVMKGNRVKKTKAAAHFVPKLLEGVFWLFSPSYSFMSSLEPFHQVPGKSLLGTSLCSLHVQLIEPSPLPDED, encoded by the exons ATGTCTCTCTCTCCAGAGACTCAGCTCAAAGGCATCGTCACCAAACTGTTCTGCCGCCAGCGTTTCTACCTCCAGGCGAATCCTGATGGGAGCATCCAGGGCACCCCAGAGGACACCAGCTCTTTCA cccacttCAACCTGATCCCTGTGGGGCTCTGTGTAGTCACCATCCAGAGTGCCAAGCTGGGTCACTACGTGGCCATGAACGCTGAGGGGCTGCTCTACAGCTCG CCACATTTCACAGCTGAGTGTCGCTTTAAGGAGTGCGTCTTTGAGAATTACTATGTCCTGTACGCCTCTGCTCTCTATCACCAGCGTCGTTCTGGCCGGGCCTGGTACCTGGGCCTGGACAAGGAGGGCCGAGTCATGAAGGGAAATCGAGTCAAGAAGACCAAGGCAGCCGCCCACTTTGTGCCCAAGCTCCTGGAGG GAGTGTTCTGGCTGTTTTCACCCTCTTACTCTTTTATGTCAAGTTTGGAGCCATTTCATCAAGTCCCAGGAAAATCTCTGTTGGGTACCAGTCTGTGCTCTTTACACGTGCAGCTCATTGAACCCTCACCACTACCTGATGAAG ATTAa
- the LOC137211782 gene encoding fibroblast growth factor 11-like isoform X2 — translation MSLSPETQLKGIVTKLFCRQRFYLQANPDGSIQGTPEDTSSFTHFNLIPVGLCVVTIQSAKLGHYVAMNAEGLLYSSRRSGRAWYLGLDKEGRVMKGNRVKKTKAAAHFVPKLLEGVFWLFSPSYSFMSSLEPFHQVPGKSLLGTSLCSLHVQLIEPSPLPDED, via the exons ATGTCTCTCTCTCCAGAGACTCAGCTCAAAGGCATCGTCACCAAACTGTTCTGCCGCCAGCGTTTCTACCTCCAGGCGAATCCTGATGGGAGCATCCAGGGCACCCCAGAGGACACCAGCTCTTTCA cccacttCAACCTGATCCCTGTGGGGCTCTGTGTAGTCACCATCCAGAGTGCCAAGCTGGGTCACTACGTGGCCATGAACGCTGAGGGGCTGCTCTACAGCTCG CGTCGTTCTGGCCGGGCCTGGTACCTGGGCCTGGACAAGGAGGGCCGAGTCATGAAGGGAAATCGAGTCAAGAAGACCAAGGCAGCCGCCCACTTTGTGCCCAAGCTCCTGGAGG GAGTGTTCTGGCTGTTTTCACCCTCTTACTCTTTTATGTCAAGTTTGGAGCCATTTCATCAAGTCCCAGGAAAATCTCTGTTGGGTACCAGTCTGTGCTCTTTACACGTGCAGCTCATTGAACCCTCACCACTACCTGATGAAG ATTAa